A single Sphingobacteriales bacterium DNA region contains:
- a CDS encoding aminotransferase class V-fold PLP-dependent enzyme — protein sequence MSSLIYLDNSATTFPKPDVVYDFMVSFYRKHGVNPGRSGFDAALETEEVVFNTRKMLTSLFNGTDPNRLTFSYNATDSLNIVIQGLAEPGCHVVTTMLEHNSVLRPLYHLSQDRQVEVTHVAFDNHGYVDPDDIRKAIKRNTKFVVVNHCSNVIGTIQPLAEIGRVCKEAGVIFVVDGSQGAGAVPVDMQKMGIDVYVFTGHKCLMGPTGIGGSYVMEGVEIGQTRFGGTGVRSAQKTHLAEYPYRLEAGTLNLLGVAGLNAGVKWITEQGIENLHSHEMNLWSRLVNGVREIENVVVYCADSPENHNPVLSLNIKGFDSGDVGTMLDVDYNIACRTGLQCAPLVHEGIGTDKIHGTVRLSIGPFNTEEHIDAAIEAIRDIASIKR from the coding sequence ATGAGCTCTCTGATTTATCTTGACAATTCAGCAACAACATTTCCCAAACCGGATGTTGTGTATGATTTTATGGTCTCTTTTTACAGAAAACATGGGGTCAATCCAGGGCGTTCAGGCTTTGATGCTGCCCTCGAAACGGAAGAAGTGGTTTTTAATACCCGTAAAATGCTGACATCACTTTTTAATGGGACAGATCCTAACCGACTGACTTTCAGCTACAATGCCACTGATTCGCTGAATATTGTAATTCAGGGACTGGCAGAGCCGGGATGCCATGTGGTAACAACCATGCTGGAACATAATTCAGTTTTGCGTCCTTTATACCACCTTTCTCAGGACAGGCAGGTGGAAGTTACCCATGTAGCCTTCGATAATCATGGTTATGTTGATCCGGACGACATCAGAAAAGCCATTAAAAGAAATACAAAATTTGTGGTGGTAAACCACTGTTCCAATGTTATCGGCACCATACAGCCCCTGGCCGAAATTGGGAGAGTATGCAAGGAAGCAGGAGTTATTTTCGTGGTGGATGGAAGTCAGGGCGCAGGTGCAGTGCCTGTGGACATGCAGAAAATGGGGATTGATGTGTATGTGTTTACCGGCCACAAATGCCTGATGGGACCAACCGGAATAGGCGGATCGTATGTGATGGAAGGAGTTGAAATAGGGCAGACCAGATTTGGCGGAACAGGCGTCCGTTCGGCACAGAAGACCCATCTCGCTGAGTATCCTTACCGGCTCGAAGCCGGAACACTTAATTTACTGGGCGTAGCTGGTTTGAATGCAGGTGTAAAATGGATTACAGAACAGGGAATTGAAAACCTGCACAGCCATGAAATGAATCTCTGGTCAAGACTTGTCAACGGGGTCAGGGAGATAGAAAATGTAGTGGTTTATTGTGCAGATAGTCCTGAAAATCATAATCCTGTGTTAAGCTTAAATATTAAAGGATTTGATTCGGGTGATGTGGGAACCATGCTGGATGTGGATTACAATATTGCTTGTCGTACAGGATTGCAGTGTGCTCCGCTTGTACACGAAGGTATTGGAACCGACAAAATTCATGGAACTGTGAGGTTAAGCATAGGCCCTTTTAATACTGAAGAGCATATTGATGCTGCCATTGAAGCCATCAGGGATATTGCTTCCATTAAAAGGTAA
- a CDS encoding nitronate monooxygenase codes for MEKIRITNFTPILLRKTKLACLPLCFFIFAKKINCMNRVCELFQIKYPLIQAGMIWCSGWELASAVSNAGGLGLIGSGSMYPDVLREHIRKCKNATDKPFGVNVPLLYPQTDEHIQIIVEEGVKIVFTSAGNPKKWTSFLHDHGIKVVHVVANSKFALKCQEAGVDAVVAEGFEAGGHNGIEETTTIVLIPQIRQLIDIPLIAAGGIANGKQMLAAFALGAEGVQIGSRFVASVESSAHEAFKNAVLQTTDGSTQLTLKQIVPVRLIKNKFFFEIEEMQKRGASVEELKEKLGHGRAKLGMFEGNPDEGEWEIGQVSAIINDIKPSGEIVNEIINEFFSEQKRLANITF; via the coding sequence ATGGAAAAAATCAGAATTACGAACTTCACGCCCATTTTATTAAGAAAGACAAAATTAGCTTGTCTGCCGCTATGTTTCTTTATTTTTGCAAAAAAAATAAATTGTATGAATCGGGTGTGTGAATTATTTCAGATAAAATATCCGCTTATTCAGGCAGGGATGATCTGGTGCAGCGGATGGGAACTGGCAAGTGCAGTGTCGAATGCAGGAGGACTTGGACTCATCGGTTCCGGGTCAATGTACCCTGATGTTTTACGTGAACACATCAGAAAATGCAAAAATGCCACAGATAAGCCTTTTGGGGTTAATGTTCCTCTATTGTATCCGCAAACAGATGAACATATTCAGATCATAGTTGAAGAAGGGGTAAAAATCGTATTTACATCAGCAGGAAACCCTAAAAAATGGACTTCCTTTCTTCATGATCATGGAATAAAAGTAGTACATGTAGTAGCCAACAGCAAATTTGCCCTGAAATGCCAGGAAGCAGGAGTAGATGCGGTTGTTGCCGAGGGTTTTGAAGCAGGTGGTCATAATGGCATAGAAGAAACCACTACGATTGTTTTAATACCTCAAATAAGACAACTTATTGATATTCCGTTAATTGCAGCAGGAGGTATTGCCAACGGCAAACAAATGCTGGCAGCTTTTGCTTTGGGGGCTGAAGGCGTTCAGATAGGAAGCAGATTCGTGGCTTCTGTCGAGTCTTCTGCTCATGAGGCTTTTAAAAATGCAGTACTTCAGACCACAGACGGCAGTACCCAACTCACACTCAAACAGATAGTCCCGGTCAGGCTGATCAAAAACAAATTCTTTTTTGAAATTGAAGAAATGCAGAAAAGAGGAGCCAGTGTGGAAGAGCTGAAAGAAAAACTTGGTCATGGGCGCGCTAAACTGGGGATGTTTGAAGGCAATCCGGATGAAGGAGAATGGGAAATCGGCCAGGTCTCGGCCATTATCAATGATATTAAGCCTTCCGGTGAAATTGTGAATGAAATAATTAATGAGTTTTTTTCAGAGCAAAAACGGCTTGCAAATATTACCTTTTAA
- a CDS encoding DUF1565 domain-containing protein, which translates to MKFVILIFSIFLFHNAVAQYFVSPAGNDQAKGSINQPFKTIQRAVNIMKPGDTCFIREGVYRETIRIQTSGTAAKPVVITAFKNEKVVITGTDVLVNWQEYAPNIYYSVTKIPILQLSVNGKHGREACYPDINPDNYFDSSSWLQVETFPDGTAKFLTKEFPENYWKGAKIIAVCYFRWVSLYGDIDYSNKDSMHCQIRSDKWNQGGYRKYIGEGVGYITAHIHALDSENEWLWKDDTLFVFSLTDIRQKTVEAQYRPLAVQAQGKSFIVLKNIDFTYSSIDFGAAGNCLIENCRFSNICPFFTDFESFHRFLKSKDDTLNYGISHWPGKGLKISGSNNIIRNCSISGSWGDGISLGGNNNRIENCLIEDCCRSATDAAGIAMIGRKHTVIRCTIRNCGRSGIVHNDCRDIKILYNDIYYCGRLTCDNGMTYCFRTNGGKTEIAYNWLHDNKAVMLGEGVYTDNHSSGVYIHHNVIWNCAAGIRTNKPAENIFIYHNTVFDCPLTQATTGYIDFTSIKNMPVFNNLSDKIWSEGTELSHNFNYYDFRKNQHAKYKFLLPEQSPAIDYGIVWEGLTLSFKGKAPDAGAYEFGEEIWIPGSNLAD; encoded by the coding sequence GTGAAGTTCGTAATTCTGATTTTTTCCATTTTTCTTTTTCACAATGCTGTTGCCCAATACTTTGTGTCACCTGCGGGAAATGATCAGGCAAAGGGAAGCATCAATCAGCCTTTTAAAACGATTCAGAGAGCTGTTAACATCATGAAACCCGGAGACACCTGTTTTATCAGGGAAGGCGTTTACAGGGAGACTATTAGAATTCAGACTTCAGGAACAGCAGCCAAACCAGTTGTAATAACAGCTTTTAAGAACGAAAAAGTGGTCATCACCGGAACAGATGTGCTTGTTAACTGGCAGGAATATGCACCAAATATTTATTATTCTGTAACAAAAATACCTATACTTCAGCTTTCTGTCAATGGGAAACATGGGAGAGAAGCCTGCTATCCCGACATTAATCCTGATAATTATTTTGATTCCTCTTCATGGCTTCAGGTAGAAACTTTTCCGGATGGAACCGCAAAATTTCTGACGAAAGAATTTCCGGAAAACTACTGGAAAGGAGCTAAAATTATTGCAGTATGTTATTTCAGGTGGGTGTCACTTTATGGGGATATTGACTATAGCAACAAAGACTCCATGCATTGTCAGATACGCTCCGATAAATGGAATCAGGGAGGTTACCGAAAGTATATCGGAGAGGGTGTAGGGTATATAACCGCTCATATTCATGCCCTCGACAGTGAAAATGAATGGCTTTGGAAAGATGATACACTCTTTGTTTTTTCATTGACAGACATACGCCAGAAAACAGTGGAAGCGCAATATCGCCCTCTGGCTGTTCAGGCACAGGGGAAATCCTTTATTGTGCTGAAAAACATTGATTTTACCTATAGCAGTATTGACTTTGGTGCTGCCGGAAACTGCCTGATTGAAAACTGCAGATTTTCGAATATCTGTCCTTTTTTTACTGATTTTGAGAGTTTCCATCGCTTCCTCAAATCAAAGGATGATACGCTGAATTATGGAATCAGTCATTGGCCGGGAAAAGGTCTGAAAATATCAGGTTCAAACAATATAATCCGGAATTGTTCTATATCAGGAAGTTGGGGGGATGGAATCAGTTTAGGGGGAAATAATAACAGGATTGAAAACTGCCTGATAGAAGACTGTTGCCGGTCAGCTACCGATGCAGCCGGCATTGCCATGATTGGCAGAAAACATACTGTCATCAGATGCACGATCAGAAATTGCGGCAGAAGTGGCATTGTACACAACGATTGCAGAGATATTAAAATTCTTTACAATGATATTTATTATTGCGGCAGGCTCACGTGCGACAATGGAATGACCTATTGCTTCAGAACCAATGGTGGAAAAACGGAAATTGCCTACAACTGGCTGCATGATAATAAAGCAGTCATGCTTGGGGAAGGTGTTTACACCGACAACCATTCATCGGGGGTTTATATCCATCACAATGTCATCTGGAATTGTGCCGCGGGGATAAGAACCAACAAACCGGCTGAAAACATCTTTATTTACCACAACACTGTTTTCGATTGTCCGCTTACACAAGCTACTACGGGTTATATTGATTTTACTTCCATTAAAAATATGCCTGTTTTCAATAACCTTTCTGATAAAATCTGGAGTGAAGGGACTGAATTAAGCCACAACTTTAACTATTACGATTTCAGAAAGAATCAGCATGCAAAATATAAGTTTTTACTTCCTGAACAGTCACCTGCCATTGATTACGGAATTGTTTGGGAAGGACTTACCTTGAGTTTTAAGGGCAAAGCTCCCGATGCAGGTGCTTACGAATTTGGTGAGGAAATCTGGATTCCGGGTTCAAACCTTGCTGACTAA
- a CDS encoding aminotransferase class V-fold PLP-dependent enzyme produces MNDFQINEKNYQGTYSRLVQHWNIDTSFLFLNHGSFGACLRKILGLQNEFRNQLEQQPLKFLTRDLPELYSFSKRKLSEFLNADNENIVFVHNATTGVNTILNSYPWQAGDEILITNHIYPACKNSVNYYRNKHKLLVKEVNIPFPIENEEITTELLLRETSVKTKLLLIDHISSATGLLFPIHQIVREFNRRKIDVLVDGAHAPGTVPLNLNELQASYYTGNCHKWLCTPKGSAFLYVRPDRQQHVFPLTISLTAIQQNRFEERFYWQGTEDPTPYLCVGDSIDYMKNLLEGGWPAIMKSNHELAIKGRQIICDTLEIPLPCPDNMLSNLASIPIQDTTSPIPVKFNQFDDLQENLFQNYQIELFVTYWPAHPKRLIRISPQLYNSEEQYLLLANILKELNISN; encoded by the coding sequence ATGAATGATTTTCAGATAAATGAAAAAAATTATCAGGGGACATACAGCCGATTGGTACAACACTGGAATATTGATACAAGTTTTTTGTTTTTAAATCATGGCTCCTTTGGTGCCTGTTTACGAAAAATCCTCGGCCTTCAAAATGAGTTCAGAAATCAACTTGAGCAACAACCTCTCAAATTTTTAACACGGGATTTACCTGAATTATACAGCTTTTCCAAAAGGAAACTTTCTGAATTCCTAAATGCTGATAATGAAAATATTGTGTTTGTACACAATGCCACTACCGGAGTGAACACCATATTGAATTCATACCCATGGCAAGCGGGAGATGAAATTCTCATCACCAACCATATTTACCCTGCCTGCAAGAACAGTGTAAATTATTACCGTAACAAACACAAATTGCTTGTTAAAGAAGTAAATATCCCCTTCCCTATTGAAAATGAAGAAATTACAACTGAACTTTTGCTTCGTGAAACCAGTGTAAAAACAAAACTACTTTTAATTGATCACATCAGCTCTGCAACCGGGCTGCTTTTCCCCATACATCAAATAGTCAGAGAGTTTAACAGAAGAAAAATTGACGTGCTGGTTGACGGGGCACATGCTCCCGGCACAGTACCCTTAAACCTCAATGAACTTCAGGCAAGCTATTATACCGGAAACTGCCACAAATGGCTTTGCACCCCAAAAGGTTCTGCATTTCTGTATGTCAGACCCGACCGTCAGCAACACGTTTTTCCATTGACCATCAGCCTGACTGCTATTCAGCAAAACAGATTTGAAGAAAGATTCTACTGGCAGGGAACCGAAGACCCGACTCCATATCTATGTGTCGGAGATTCAATAGATTACATGAAAAATTTACTGGAAGGAGGCTGGCCGGCTATCATGAAATCAAATCATGAATTGGCTATTAAAGGAAGGCAAATTATTTGTGACACCTTAGAAATTCCCCTTCCCTGCCCTGACAATATGCTTTCCAATCTTGCATCAATTCCAATTCAAGACACGACATCTCCAATTCCGGTTAAATTCAATCAATTTGATGATTTACAGGAAAATTTGTTTCAAAATTATCAGATAGAACTATTTGTTACCTACTGGCCGGCTCATCCCAAAAGGCTTATCAGGATTTCCCCTCAGCTTTACAATTCCGAAGAACAATACCTCTTACTGGCTAATATTCTTAAGGAATTGAATATCAGTAATTAG